ACTCCCGCTACACCGCGAAGCCCTGGCTGGCGCTGCTCAGCGACACCCAGCGCGCCCCCATAACCCCTGACGACTCCCTGGTGCACGCTCTGCGCCGGGTCGCCGACCGGCACCCCGACCGCCCCTTCCTCGCCTACTTCGACGGCCGTCTGACCTACCGCGAGGTCGACGAGCTCAGCGACTCCGTCGCCGGGCACCTCGCCGCGCGCGGCCTGGAGCGCGGGGAGCGGGTCGCTGTCCTGCTCCAGAACTCCCCGCACTTCGTGCTCGCCGTGCTCGGTGCCTGGAAGGCCGGGGCGGTCGTCGTGCCCGTCAACCCGATGTACAAGTCGGGGGAGGTCACCCACGTCCTGCGGGACGGCGAGGTGGCCGCGCTGATCTGCTCCGACCGGGCCTGGGAGTCGTATCTGCGCGAGACGGCGGCCGACTCGCCCGTGCGGATCGTGCTCACCGGGTGCGAGCTGGACCTCCAGACCCGCGGTGACGCACGCGTGCTGACCTTCGAACGGCTCCCGCAGGCCGGCGACGCCGACGACCTCGTGGCGATCGCGCGCGGTGGGCACAAGGCGCCGGACGGCCGCGACCCCGGCCCCTCTGACATAGCGCTGATCAGCTACACCTCGGGCACCAGCGGCACGCCCAAGGGCGCCACCAACACGCACGGCAACATCATGTACAACGCCGAGCGGCAGCGCACCGGCCTCGCGCTGCCCGAGGCGCCCGTCTACTTCGCGATGGCGCCGCTGTTCCACATCACCGGGATGGTCGCCCAGTTCGCCGCCTGCCTCAACAGCGCCGGACTGCTCGTGCTGGCGTACCGCTTCGAGGCGGGCGTCGTGCTCGACGCGTTCGCCGAGCACGGGCCGCACTACACCGTCGGCCCCTCGACGGCCTTCATGGCGCTGGCCGCCCACCCGGACGTCCGCCGCGAGCACTTCGCGTCCTTCGTCAACATCTCCTCCGGCGGCGCCCCGCTGCCGCCCGCCCTGGTGGAGAAGTTCCGGGCCGGCTTCGGGCCGTACATCCGCAACGGCTACGGCCTCACCGAGTGCACCGCCCCCTGCGCCGCCGTGCCGCCCGGCCTGGAGGCCCCCGTCGACCCGGCCTCCGGGACGCTGGCCGTGGGCGTGCCGGGGCCCGAGACGGTCGTACGGATCGTCGACGACCTGGGCGAGGAGGTGCCGTTCGGCGAGCAGGGCGAGATCGTCGTGCGGGGGCCGCAGGTCGTCCCCGGCTACTGGCGGCGCCCCGACGCCACCGCCGAGACCTTCCCGGACGGCGAGCTGCGCACCGGCGACATCGGCTTCATGGACGCCGAGGGCTGGCTGTACGTCGTCGACCGCAAGAAGGACATGATCAACGCGTCCGGCTTCAAGGTCTGGCCGCGCGAGGTCGAGGACGTGCTCTACACGCACCCGGCGGTGCGCGAGGCGGCCGTCGTCGGCGTACCCGACGGATACCGCGGAGAGACCGTCAAGGCGTACATCAGCCTCCGTCCGGGTGCCGAAGCGGACCCCGACGCACTCGCCGCGTACTGCCGGGAGAGACTGGCGGCCTACAAATACCCGCGGCAGGTGGAGGTCCTGCCCGACTTGCCCAAGACGGCAAGTGGGAAGATCCTCCGTCGGGAACTTCGTTCCCGCGCGAACGACGGCTAGACAGCGGTCGGCACCACGGCAAGCGGAACATCTCGGAAGGGCAGGTGGCGGCACAGTGGCCAGGACGACGGACGGAGACGGTACGCCCGTCCCGCAGCGGCTGCTCGCCGCCGCCACCCGGCTCTTCGCCGAGCAGGGCTACGACCGCACCTCGGTGCAGGAGATCGTCGAGGCGGCCGGCGTCACCAAGGGTGCGCTGTACCACTACTTCGGCTCCAAGGACGACCTCCTGCACGAGGTGTACGCGCGCGTGCTGCGCGTCCAGCAGGAGCGGCTCGACTCCTTCGCGGACGCCGACGAGCCGGTCGAGAAGCGGTTGCGGGGCGCGGCGGCGGACGTCGTGGTGACGACCATCGACAACCTCGACGACGCGATGATCTTCTTCCGCTCGATGCACCACCTGAGCCCGGAGAAGAACAAGCAGGTGCGCGCCGAGCGCCGGCGCTACCACGAACGCTTCCGTGCGCTCATCGAGGAGGGCCAGGAAGCGGGCGTCTTCTCGAGGGCGACCCCGGCCGACCTGGTGGTCGACTACCACTTCGGCTCCGTCCACCACCTGTCGACCTGGTACCGCCCCGACGGCCCGATGAGCCCCCAGCAGCTCGCCGACCACCTGGCCGACCTGCTGCTGAGGGCCCTGCGGCCCTAGCGCACGGGTACCTCAGCTCACAGGTACTTCTTCAGCTCCCGCCGCGCCAGTGACCGCTGGTGGACCTCGTCCGGTCCGTCGGCGATCATCAGCGTGCGCGCCCCGGCGTACAGCTCCGCCAGCGGGAAGTCCTGGCTGACGCCGCCCGCGCCGTGCAGCTGGATCGCGCGGTCGATGATGTCGACGACCGCGCGCGGGGTGGCGATCTTGATGGCCTGGATCTCGGTGTGGGCGCCTCGGTTGCCGACGGTGTCCATCAGCCAGGCCGTCTTCAGCACCAGCAGGCGCAGCTGCTCCACGGTCACCCGCGCGTCGGCGATCCAGTTGTGCACCACGCCCTGCTGGGCCAGCGCCTTGCCGAACGCCGTGCGGGAGACCGCCCGGCGACACATCAGCTCGATCGCCCGCTCGGCCATGCCGATCAGCCGCATGCAGTGGTGGATGCGGCCGGGGCCGAGCCGGGCCTGGGCGATGGCGAAGCCGCCGCCCTCCTCGCCGATCAGGTTCGTCACCGGCACGCGCGCGTGGTCGAAGATCACCTCGGCGTGGCCGCCGTGGGAGTGGTCCTCGTAGCCGAATACCTGCATGGCGCGCTTGATCGTGACGCCCGGGGTGTCGCGGGGGACCAGGACCATGGACTGCTGACGGCGGATGTCCTCGCCGTCCGGGTCCGTCTTGCCCATCACGATGAGGATCTTGCAGTCCGGGTTCATCGCCCCGGAGATGTACCACTTGCGGCCCGTGATGACGTACTCGTCGCCGTCCCGCTCGATGAGCGTGGTGATGTTGGTGGCGTCCGAGGAGGCCACCTCCGGCTCGGTCATCGCGAAGGCCGAGCGGATCTCACCGGCGAGGAGCGGCTCCAGCCACTGCTTCTTCTGCTGCTCGTCGCCGAACTGGGAGAGCACCTCCATGTTCCCGGTGTCGGGCGCCGCGCAGTTCGTGGCCGTCGGTGCCAGGTGCGGGGAACGGCCGGTGATCTCGGCCAGCGGGGCGTACTGGAGGTTGGTGAGACCGGCGCCGTACTCGGCGTCGGGCAGGAAGAGGTTCCACAGGCCCTGCCTGCGGGCCTCGGCCTTGAGCTCCTCCACCACGGCCGGGGTGTCCCAGGGGGAGGCCAGCTCGGCCCGCTGCTCCTCCGCGACCGCCTCGGCCGGATAGACGTGCTCGTCCATGAAGGCCAGCAGCTTGGCGCGCAGTTCCTCGGTGCGTGCGTCGAACGCGAAGTCCATGTCCCGTCAGCCTTCCTGGATGCCTTCTTGAAGAGTGGTCAGGCCGTGCTCGATGAAGACCGGGACCAGGTCGCCGATGCGGTCGAAGCCGCGGCCGACCGTCTGGCCCAGCGTGTAGCGGTAATGGATGCCCTCCAGGATCACGGCGAGCTTGAACCAGGCGAACGCCGTGTACCAGGAGACCGCGGAGACGTCGCGCCCCGAGCGCTCGGCGTACCGCTGGATCAGCTCGGCGGGGGAGGGGTGTCCGGGCGCCTCGGCGGTCGTGGAGACCGGGGAGTGCGTCATGCCCAGCGGCATGCTGTACATCACCAGCAGGCCGAGGTCGGTCAGCGGGTCGCCGAGCGTCGACATCTCCCAGTCGAGGATCGCCTTGATCCGGTCGTCCTCGCCGATCAGGACGTTGTCGAGGCGGTAGTCGCCGTGGATCACCGTCGCCGTGGGGGAGGAGGGAAGCTGCCGGCCCAGCGTGGCGTGCAGCTCGTCGATGCCGGCCAGCTCACGGTTGCGGGAGGCGTCCAGCTGCTTGCCCCAGCGGCGCAGCTGGCGGTCCAGGAAACCCTCGGGGCGGCCGAAGTCCTCAAGTCCCACCGACGCCGGGTCCACCGCGTGCAGCTCGACGAGGGTGTCCACCAGCGACAGCACCGCGCCCCTGGTGCGCTCGGGGCCGAGCGGGGCCAGCTGGTCGGCGGTGCGGTACGGGGTGCCCTCGACGAACTCCATGACGTAGAACGGCGCGCCGAGCACCTCCTCGTCCTCGCACAGCAGCACCGGCCGCGGCACCGGCACGTCCGTCGGGTACAGGGCGCTGATGACCCGGTGCTCGCGCTTCATGTCGTGCGCTGTGGCGAGGACATGGCCGAGCGGGGGGCGTCGTACGACCCAGTTCGAGGCACCGTCGGAGACCGCGTAGGTGAGATTGGACCGTCCACCCTCGATCAGCCGGCCGGTCAGCGGACCGTGCGCCAGACCGGGCCGCTCGCGCTCGAGCAGGCCGCGCAGCCGGTCCAGGTCGAGGCCGGGCGGATGGTCGGGGCTCATACGTGGCTCCTAAAGGCAGGTGAACGCGACCTGACTCATGATGCCGACCAGTCGGTATGTCGTCCAGTACGGGAGCCGAACGTGATCGGGGCCACGATAGGCCGACAGCTCCCCGCGCCGGGCGCCGGGGAGCTGTCGTTGGGGAGCTTTTTGGACTCGGTGGGGTGCCTGTGACCTCAGTGGTCGTCCCAGTGGCCGTCGTGCGCGGCGTGCCGGTGGCCGTCGTGGAGGTAGTCGACGTGGTCGCCGTGCAGCACGCTCTCGTGCCCGCAGTCGGCGCCGTGCCGGTGGGTGTGGCCCTCGTGTGCGTTGTGGCCGTCCGTCTCGCACTCGTCCCAGTGCCCGGCGTGCTCGCGGTGCAGATGGCCGTCGTGCGCGTAGTCGGTGTGGTCGCCGTGCGGCACCGCGGTGTGCCCGCAGGAGGGGCCGTGGGCGTGCGCGTGGGAGCGGTGTTCCGTATGGAGGGTGGTCATGGTGCTCACCTTCGGAGGAGCGGGTGATGACGTCGGACAGGCTGCCACGCGAACGCCGCATATCGGGCTATTCGGCTTGCGTGGCGTCCGGTCACCCCGGAGGGTCGAAGCCATGAAGGGGATCAGCTACTCACGCTACGGCGGGCCCGAGACGCTCGCACACGGAGATGTGCGCGACCCGCG
The DNA window shown above is from Streptomyces chartreusis and carries:
- a CDS encoding acyl-CoA dehydrogenase gives rise to the protein MDFAFDARTEELRAKLLAFMDEHVYPAEAVAEEQRAELASPWDTPAVVEELKAEARRQGLWNLFLPDAEYGAGLTNLQYAPLAEITGRSPHLAPTATNCAAPDTGNMEVLSQFGDEQQKKQWLEPLLAGEIRSAFAMTEPEVASSDATNITTLIERDGDEYVITGRKWYISGAMNPDCKILIVMGKTDPDGEDIRRQQSMVLVPRDTPGVTIKRAMQVFGYEDHSHGGHAEVIFDHARVPVTNLIGEEGGGFAIAQARLGPGRIHHCMRLIGMAERAIELMCRRAVSRTAFGKALAQQGVVHNWIADARVTVEQLRLLVLKTAWLMDTVGNRGAHTEIQAIKIATPRAVVDIIDRAIQLHGAGGVSQDFPLAELYAGARTLMIADGPDEVHQRSLARRELKKYL
- a CDS encoding class I adenylate-forming enzyme family protein; this encodes MTDSRYTAKPWLALLSDTQRAPITPDDSLVHALRRVADRHPDRPFLAYFDGRLTYREVDELSDSVAGHLAARGLERGERVAVLLQNSPHFVLAVLGAWKAGAVVVPVNPMYKSGEVTHVLRDGEVAALICSDRAWESYLRETAADSPVRIVLTGCELDLQTRGDARVLTFERLPQAGDADDLVAIARGGHKAPDGRDPGPSDIALISYTSGTSGTPKGATNTHGNIMYNAERQRTGLALPEAPVYFAMAPLFHITGMVAQFAACLNSAGLLVLAYRFEAGVVLDAFAEHGPHYTVGPSTAFMALAAHPDVRREHFASFVNISSGGAPLPPALVEKFRAGFGPYIRNGYGLTECTAPCAAVPPGLEAPVDPASGTLAVGVPGPETVVRIVDDLGEEVPFGEQGEIVVRGPQVVPGYWRRPDATAETFPDGELRTGDIGFMDAEGWLYVVDRKKDMINASGFKVWPREVEDVLYTHPAVREAAVVGVPDGYRGETVKAYISLRPGAEADPDALAAYCRERLAAYKYPRQVEVLPDLPKTASGKILRRELRSRANDG
- a CDS encoding phosphotransferase family protein translates to MSPDHPPGLDLDRLRGLLERERPGLAHGPLTGRLIEGGRSNLTYAVSDGASNWVVRRPPLGHVLATAHDMKREHRVISALYPTDVPVPRPVLLCEDEEVLGAPFYVMEFVEGTPYRTADQLAPLGPERTRGAVLSLVDTLVELHAVDPASVGLEDFGRPEGFLDRQLRRWGKQLDASRNRELAGIDELHATLGRQLPSSPTATVIHGDYRLDNVLIGEDDRIKAILDWEMSTLGDPLTDLGLLVMYSMPLGMTHSPVSTTAEAPGHPSPAELIQRYAERSGRDVSAVSWYTAFAWFKLAVILEGIHYRYTLGQTVGRGFDRIGDLVPVFIEHGLTTLQEGIQEG
- a CDS encoding TetR/AcrR family transcriptional regulator, producing the protein MARTTDGDGTPVPQRLLAAATRLFAEQGYDRTSVQEIVEAAGVTKGALYHYFGSKDDLLHEVYARVLRVQQERLDSFADADEPVEKRLRGAAADVVVTTIDNLDDAMIFFRSMHHLSPEKNKQVRAERRRYHERFRALIEEGQEAGVFSRATPADLVVDYHFGSVHHLSTWYRPDGPMSPQQLADHLADLLLRALRP